The following proteins are encoded in a genomic region of Liolophura sinensis isolate JHLJ2023 chromosome 5, CUHK_Ljap_v2, whole genome shotgun sequence:
- the LOC135465813 gene encoding uncharacterized protein LOC135465813 yields the protein MAVQTLTEARLNFLPNTDQVTCYSMKEVKQHCDHTSCWIVFRDRVYDVTAFLEQHPGGTDIILENAGRDVTVTFEEKGHSRLAHEILEQYHIGFLVEHERVETRR from the exons ATGGCGGTACAGACGTTGACAGAGGCCAGGTTAAACTTCCTGCCCAATACTGATCAGGTGACTTGCTACTCCATGAAGGAAGTGAAACAACACTGTGACCATACCTCCTGCTGGATTGTCTTCAGAGATAGGGTTTATGATGTCACGGCGTTCCTAGAGCAG CATCCAGGGGGTACAGATATTATCTTAGAAAACGCCGGACGTGACGTCACTGTTACCTTCGAGGAGAAAGGTCATTCAAGATTGGCACACGAAATACTGGAACAATACCATATTGGCTTCCTGGTTGAG CACGAGCGCGTGGAGACCAGACGATGA